The Streptomyces sp. A2-16 sequence GCCGTTGCGGTCGGCCATCTCGACCATCCGCTGAAGCGCCTCGGGGCCGAGGCGGTCGTCGGCGTCCAGGAAGAAGACGTAGCGGCCGGTCGCCTTGCCCAGACCGACGTTGCGCGGGCCGCTGGGGCCGCCGGAGTTGTCCTGCCGGATCACCGTGACGTCGAGGGGCGTCCGCGCGGCGAACTCCTCCAGGTACTCCCCGGTGCCGTCCGCCGAGCCGTCGTCGATCGCGATGACCTCGAGGCGCGCGTGGCCGATCGTCTGGGCCTCGACGGAGGCCAGACACTCGACCAGATACGGCATCGCCTCGTACGCCCCGATGACCACGGTCACATCAGGCTGCGCAACGGTCACTTCTCCCCCAGTCACGGTCTTTTCCCCTCACATCCGCTCAGGGCAATCCCCAAGACGGCCCGTCGGAGGGAACGGTTGCTTTCCGACACCGGGACATACGCAAGAAGGGCCCGGTTTTCGGGATCACCCCCGAAAACCGGGCCCTTTCTTTACGAAGGGGAGGTCAGGCCTTGGTCGTGGCCTCCGCGGCCGAGGCCGCCGCCCGTGACTCCTGGCCGACGTTGCGCGCCTCGGCCTTGATCGCGAGGTTCGCCACCGCGGTGTTGAACTGCTCGATGGACGTGGGCTCGTCGGGACCGAGCAGGTACTGCTTGAGCTCCACCCGGTCCTCGGCCAGCGGGTCGGACGACGGGTCGCGGACCGCGTCGATCAGCTCGCCCAGCTCGGCGGCCTTGTTGGACAGGATCGTGGCCGCCCGCACCGCGGTGTTCTGCCGCTTGAACTCCTCCACGCCCAGCTCGGCGGAGTCCGTGACCGCGTACGGCTTGCCGCTCGCGATGAAGTCGGAGACCACGCTGGAGATGTCGGAGACCATCGCGTCGGCGACGTTGAAGCAGTCGTACAGCCGCGGTTCGGCGCCCGTGACCACCTGGTGCTGCCACTCGGGGAAGGAGCGCCAGTAGGCGTCGTTCCACTCGCCGCGCAGCCGGGCGATCTCCTCGTACTTGGCCACGTCGACCACACCGTCACGGCTGGCCTCGGCCTCGTCGCCCTTCTCGCCGCCGCTGCCGACCAGGACGGCGAGCCGCGCCTCGATACGGGCGAGCTCGGCCTTGGCGGCGGCCTGGGCGGCCGCGTCCGGCTGGAAGCGGGGGTCCGTGGCGCGCTCGGCGGCGGCCTTCTCGATCAGCGCGGTGACCTTCTCGTGCGCGGCACCCGCCTTGGGCAGGACCGTGCCGGTGAAGGGGTGCGGCTTGTAGAGGACGCGGACCGGCGGGTCGGCCTTCAGCAGCTTCTTCACGATGTTCTCGCCGGCCAGCATCAGCGAGGTGTTGCCCGGGTTGCCGTCCCAGCCCTCCCAGGTCGGGGCGTACAGGACCGTCGGGACGCGTCCCTCCGGCACTCCCTGCCACTTCTGGATCGGCGCCAGCTGCGGGCGGCCCACCTCGACGATGTCCTCGTCGCGGACACCGACGTCGGCGATGGCGTAGCGGTCGCGGCCGGCCCGGCCCGCGGTCCACACCTCGTCGTACGCCTTGCTGAACGGGTTGACGCTGGCCAGCTTGTCGCTGTCGCCGTGGCCGATGAAGACGTGCTTCATGGTGGGCACGCGCAGCAGGTGGATGTTCTTGCCGACGTTGGCCGCGTACAGCGCGACCCGCACCGTGGACAGGTCCATGTTCATCAGGTGCACCCCTCCGGGCACGCAGATGACGGGGACCGTGGTCGGCGCGAGGTTCTGCAGGATGACCCGCTCGCGCAGGATGATCAGCGGCCGGGAGTCCAGCTGCTCCATGGTCTCCAGCCACATGTTGACCTGGTAGGTGGAGTCCTTGGAGCCGGAGAAGTAGAGCACGGTCTCCGGCTTGTAGTCGCGCAGCCAGTCGTCGACCTTGGCGAGGACCTTGTCGGCGTTCGGCGGGACCTTCTTGCCGCGCACGTACGGCATCAGCGCGAGGACGTACAGGGAGCCGAGCCCTATGGTCACGCCGATGCCGATGAAGCCGGGCGTCGCGGAGTCCAGCTGGGCTGCGACGAGTATGCCGACCACGGCCGCGAGGTCGAGGTGGAGCATCTTCTCGGCCGACCGGTTCAGCAGGCCGAACGGCGGGGCGTCCGGGATGCGGATGCGGGAGGCCAGGTCGACGTTGCGGGTGGCGACCGGGAGCCGGCGGCGGTTGCGGATCAGGGTGACCAGCGCACCGTGCGGGGCCTGGAGACCGTAGAACGCGATGAAGCAGGCGGTGGCCCCGTAGAAGATCAGGTTGTTGGAGAGGTCGAGCCGGGCCAGCAGCAGGATCAGCAGAAGCTGTCTGATCAGGAAGCGGATCGACAGTCCGGCGCGCACCTTGCTGAGGCGGTTGATCAGATAACTGCCCTGGCGGTGCAGATAGTGGTCAGCAAGGTACGTCACGGCGGTCGCGGCCGCGAAGGCGGGGACGCTCGGGATGAGCGCGGCCACCATTATGGCGGGGAAACCCGCCAGCATGAGGACCGCCGCGGCCAGTTCGGCCGCACTGCCCACCCGGGCGACGCGAATAGCGGTGCTTATCACTGAAAACCTGCTCTGGGAGGGATGCCGGTTGTTTACGGATTCAGGCCCCTGCGAATGCGCCATGAACGGGCAGCCACAGAGGCCTGAATTACGTGAGTCTATTTGCCTTGATTATGCCACGCCGTCCTGACGGTCGAGGACACTGGCAAGCGCGGCCTCGAAACCGGACGCCTGGCCGGCGGAGGCCGTCGGGTCCTGCTGACGGACGTCGATGACATGCCCGGTCAGCTCGGAGAGCAGCACGTCGAGCGAGGTGCGGGCCACCGCCTCGGAGGACAGCAGGCTGCCCGCGGGCTCCTGGCCGAAGGCCTTGGTGCGCATGGGCGTGGCGGTGCGCTCGGGGTTGATGCAATTCACCCGGACGCCGTCACCCGCCCATTCGTCGGACAGGGCCTGCGTGAGGTTGACCATCGCCGCCTTGGTGGAGGAGTACAGGCTGTACTCGGCGCGGCCGCGGGTGTAGCTGCTGGAGGTGTACAGCAGCAGCTGGCCCTTGGTCTCCGCGAGGTACTTGTAGCTCGAGCGCGCGATCTGCACCGGGGCCAGGTAGTTGACCTTCAGCGCCTCTTCGATGGTGGCGTTGTCGGTCTCCGCGAGCTTGCCGATGCGCAGCACGCCCGCGGTGTTGACGACGTAGTCGATGCGCCCGGTCTCGGCGTACGCCTTGGACAGCGCGTCGTCGACCTCCTCCGGGTTCTCGACGTGGGTGCCCGTGGTGGAGCGGCCCAGCGCGTACACCTTGGCGCCGTAGGACTCGGCGAGTTCGCCGATGTCCTTGCCGATGCCGTAGGAGCCGCCGAAGACGACGATGGTCTTGCCGGTGAGCAGCTCGCGGTAGGCCTCGTCGCTCACCTGCTCGGGAGCCGCGGTCGAGGCGAGCTGGAAGAGCTTGTCGGCGATGAAGACGTCGACGGGCTGGGTGACCTTCATGTTGTACTCGTCACCCGCGACGACGTGGATCGGCACGTCCGGCAGGTACTTGAGCACGACCGAACAGTCGTCCGTGGCCTGGAAGTTGGGGTCACCGGCGGCGACCTCGTAGGCGCGCTTGATGGTGGACAACTTGAAGGCCTGCGGGGTCTGGCCGCGGCGCAGCCGGGAGCGGTCCGGGATCTCGGTGATGAACTCGCCGTCCCCGCCGTGCGTGCGCGTGACGATGATGGTGTCCGCGGACGGGATGGCCACGTCGACGGCCTGGTAGCGCTCCAGCGCCTCCACGCAGTCGTCGATGACGCGGCGCGAGAGCAGCGGGCGCACGGCGTCGTGGAACAGGACGTTCAGGTCCTCGCCCTCGGCCAGGCCCTCGCCGAGGGCCTCGATGGCGCGCTCGGTGGTCTCGTTCCGGGTGGAGCCACCCTCGATGATCTTCTTGACCTTCGTGAACCCGGCCTTGGCGACGATCTTCTCTATGTCGGGCACATAGCCCGGCGCCATCAGGACGATGATGTCGTCGATGGAGTCGGCCTTCTCGAAGGTGGTCAGGGTGTGCTCGATGACTGCCTTGCCGGCGATCTTCAGCAGCTGCTTGGGGATCGAGAGACCCACGCGCTGACCGGTACCACCGGCCAGGATCACTGCGGTGGTACGGGGCTTGGCGATGTGCTGGGACACAGAAGACCTACCTCGGGGCGACAGGGAACGGGGAAATGGTCCCACTTGCGGTTACCGCAGTGCAAGGTGACCGCCGTTCACCGCATATCCACGCGCCACCTGTCATTCATCTTGCACTGCCGGTAACGACGGCGGTGCAGGAGTTCAACGGCGACGCAGCTTCTTCAGACAGCGATGTCCGAGTACCCGCATCAGTTCCTTCGACGAGGTCTGGTGCACGGTACGCGCCTTGGCGGGTGAGCTGTGCCGCCCCGGCACCTCGGCGGCCGCGGCGAGCGCCCCGTACAGCGCCTGGGCCGCCACCTCGGGCGAGATCCGCGGGGCGGGGATGCCGTCCAGAGCGGGCGCCTCCGGTACGGCGGACAGGAGCCCTGGGTCACCGACGACCCGCACGCCCAGCTCGCCTATGCGCCGGGCCGCCTCGGCGCCGATCCCGGCAGCGGCCCGGACGGCCCACTCCGGAGTGAGTATCTTCACGTCCTCGGGCGAGGGGCTGCACGTGTTCTTCATATGCATGACCGCGCCGTTGCGCACGAGCCTGGAATACAACTCGTCGGGCAGTCCATTGCCCCGGAATTCCTTGTTAAGATTCCGCAGCATTTCGGTCTCGGCGAGGGTAAGAGAACGATTCGCGGTGTCCGGAACGGGCTGGAGGAGATTCTCGGGCAGCCCGAGGAGCCGCTCGAAAGTGCGCATCAGACCGCCCCGGTCGCGGTCGTCGACCACGACGACGGTGACCCGCTGCGCACCGACCGCCCGGCCCCAGCGCTCCACGAGCCGGTCGTGCCGGTGGCGGCGCCAGAAGCTGGGGTTGGGCTGCTCGTACGGCGCCTTCCTCAGCATGTGGGTGAGCCAGTCCTCGTAGCCCATGCGCAGGCCGTTCTGCACGTACTGCTGCCACTGCGAGGGCATGATCCGCACCAGCGGCCGCAGCGTGACCAGCACGTGCACGCGCTCCCCGCCGAGCTGCTCGACGATCCGCGCGATCGTGTCGTCGTCCTCGGTGTCGGCGAAGAACTCGCTGCTGATCACCGAGGTCTTCCCGCCCGTGGCCCGGACCTGTTCCAGCAGCCGCGCCCAGTGCTTTTCGGTGGGCGCGGTGTCGCCCATCATGGCGGGCCTCGCGCAGGCGGCGAGGACCGCTTCCATGGGGTGTCTGCTGTGCGCCGGGAAGACGACACCGTGCTCGGGCAGCAGGTCCTTGGCGGCGAAGAGCGCGCCCTGGACGGAGGTCGTGCCGGTCTTGTGGGGGCCGATGTGCAGCAGGCGCGTGCCGGCGGGCAGCGGAGCCGTCACGCCGTTCACCGGAAGGTCGTCTCTCGTACAGTCCGTCTCCATGGTCAAGGGACGGTAAGAGGAGTGCCTGAGTGTTGCCTGAGAGGAGCATGGGGCTGTGATGAGGACCACGCCCCTCTCGGGCAACGTACTCACACCAGACGGACTCCGGGCTTGCCCGCGTCCACCCGCAGCTGGGCGATCGTGCTCGGCGTCGCCTGCGGGCTCACCACCGTGTCCACGACCCGTACCTGCGCGTCGATGCCGTGCCGGTCGATGTCGAAGAGGTGGTAGCCGCGGTGGGCGTCGATGAACTTCCAGTGCGGGTTGTCGGCCTTCAGCGGGTCCCACTGGGCGTGGAAGGCGGCCTGGTCCTGGTCGCCGTTGCTGGAGATGGACGTACCGACGAACTCGGCGCCGACGACCCGGGAGGACGGGTCGGCGTAGTCCTCCTTGAGGTCGCTGATCATCGTCAGGTGGCGGTCGCCGGAGAGCACGACCGGGTTGCGCACGCTCCGGAACTCCTCCAGGAGGGCGTTGCGCTCGACCTGGTAGCCGTCCCAGGCGTCGTAGTACCAGAGCTTGCCCTCGCCGGGCAGGATGTCGGTCTCGGCCATCATGATCTGCGAGGCGATGAGGTTCCAGCGCGCCGGTGAGTCCTGGAGCCCGTCCAGGAGCCACTGCTTCTGCGCGGCGCCGAGCATGGTGAGGGAGGGGTCCTGGGCGGCGGCCTGGCTGGTGACCTGGTCGCTGCGGAACTGCCGGGTGTCGAGCACGTTCAGCCGGACCAGGCGGCCGAACTCCAGGCGCCGGTACATCTGGATGTGCGGGCCGTTCGGCACGGCCGCGGCGCGCACCGGCATGTGCTCGTAGTACGCCTGGAAGGCCGCCGTCAGCCGGGCCACGAAGGCGTCGTGCGGCTGCTTGGCGGGGTCCTGCGGAATCTCGCCGGCCCAGTCGTTGTCGACCTCGTGGTCGTCGAAGGTGACCACCCAGGGCGCGTTCGCGTGCACCTCGGCGAGGTCCGGGTCGGTGCGGTACTGGGCGTACCGGTTGCGGTACTGCTCGAGGGTGTACGGCTCCCCCGTGCCCTCGTGCCGGCGCGGGCCCGCCGACGACGGCGCCGACTCGTAGATGTAGTCGCCGACGAACAGCACGACGTCGGGGTCCTGGTCCAGCATGTCGGCGTACGGGGTGAAGTAGCCGTTCTGCCAGTTCTGGCAGGAGGCGAGCGCGACCCGGAGGCTGCCGCCGGAACTGTGCCGGGCGGGGGCGGTGCGGGTGCGGCCGGTGCGCGAGAGCTGGCCGTCGGCGCGGAAGCGGTACCAGTAGGCGCGGCCTGCGCGCAGGCCCCGTACATCGACGTGAACGCTGTGTCCGTATGCGGGCAGCGCCTGGGCGGTACCCCGGCGGACCACCTTTCTGAAGCGCTGGTCCTCGGCGAGCTCCCAGTCGACCGGCACCACCCTGTCGGGCATGCCTCCCCCGTTCAGGGGGTCCGGGGCGAGCCGCGTCCACAGCACGATGCCGTCCGGCAGCGGGTCGCCGGAGGCCACGCCGAGGCTGAACACACCGTCGGGCAGGGGGGTCTCCGCCGCTCGCGCGGTGCCCGGCAGCCACAGCTGGGCGGAGGCGGCGGCGCCGAGCACGGCGGCACCGG is a genomic window containing:
- a CDS encoding CDP-glycerol glycerophosphotransferase family protein, coding for MISTAIRVARVGSAAELAAAVLMLAGFPAIMVAALIPSVPAFAAATAVTYLADHYLHRQGSYLINRLSKVRAGLSIRFLIRQLLLILLLARLDLSNNLIFYGATACFIAFYGLQAPHGALVTLIRNRRRLPVATRNVDLASRIRIPDAPPFGLLNRSAEKMLHLDLAAVVGILVAAQLDSATPGFIGIGVTIGLGSLYVLALMPYVRGKKVPPNADKVLAKVDDWLRDYKPETVLYFSGSKDSTYQVNMWLETMEQLDSRPLIILRERVILQNLAPTTVPVICVPGGVHLMNMDLSTVRVALYAANVGKNIHLLRVPTMKHVFIGHGDSDKLASVNPFSKAYDEVWTAGRAGRDRYAIADVGVRDEDIVEVGRPQLAPIQKWQGVPEGRVPTVLYAPTWEGWDGNPGNTSLMLAGENIVKKLLKADPPVRVLYKPHPFTGTVLPKAGAAHEKVTALIEKAAAERATDPRFQPDAAAQAAAKAELARIEARLAVLVGSGGEKGDEAEASRDGVVDVAKYEEIARLRGEWNDAYWRSFPEWQHQVVTGAEPRLYDCFNVADAMVSDISSVVSDFIASGKPYAVTDSAELGVEEFKRQNTAVRAATILSNKAAELGELIDAVRDPSSDPLAEDRVELKQYLLGPDEPTSIEQFNTAVANLAIKAEARNVGQESRAAASAAEATTKA
- a CDS encoding bifunctional cytidylyltransferase/SDR family oxidoreductase; protein product: MSQHIAKPRTTAVILAGGTGQRVGLSIPKQLLKIAGKAVIEHTLTTFEKADSIDDIIVLMAPGYVPDIEKIVAKAGFTKVKKIIEGGSTRNETTERAIEALGEGLAEGEDLNVLFHDAVRPLLSRRVIDDCVEALERYQAVDVAIPSADTIIVTRTHGGDGEFITEIPDRSRLRRGQTPQAFKLSTIKRAYEVAAGDPNFQATDDCSVVLKYLPDVPIHVVAGDEYNMKVTQPVDVFIADKLFQLASTAAPEQVSDEAYRELLTGKTIVVFGGSYGIGKDIGELAESYGAKVYALGRSTTGTHVENPEEVDDALSKAYAETGRIDYVVNTAGVLRIGKLAETDNATIEEALKVNYLAPVQIARSSYKYLAETKGQLLLYTSSSYTRGRAEYSLYSSTKAAMVNLTQALSDEWAGDGVRVNCINPERTATPMRTKAFGQEPAGSLLSSEAVARTSLDVLLSELTGHVIDVRQQDPTASAGQASGFEAALASVLDRQDGVA
- a CDS encoding alkaline phosphatase D family protein, whose product is MYGAASPGRRRFLTAGAAVLGAAASAQLWLPGTARAAETPLPDGVFSLGVASGDPLPDGIVLWTRLAPDPLNGGGMPDRVVPVDWELAEDQRFRKVVRRGTAQALPAYGHSVHVDVRGLRAGRAYWYRFRADGQLSRTGRTRTAPARHSSGGSLRVALASCQNWQNGYFTPYADMLDQDPDVVLFVGDYIYESAPSSAGPRRHEGTGEPYTLEQYRNRYAQYRTDPDLAEVHANAPWVVTFDDHEVDNDWAGEIPQDPAKQPHDAFVARLTAAFQAYYEHMPVRAAAVPNGPHIQMYRRLEFGRLVRLNVLDTRQFRSDQVTSQAAAQDPSLTMLGAAQKQWLLDGLQDSPARWNLIASQIMMAETDILPGEGKLWYYDAWDGYQVERNALLEEFRSVRNPVVLSGDRHLTMISDLKEDYADPSSRVVGAEFVGTSISSNGDQDQAAFHAQWDPLKADNPHWKFIDAHRGYHLFDIDRHGIDAQVRVVDTVVSPQATPSTIAQLRVDAGKPGVRLV